One window of Polyangiaceae bacterium genomic DNA carries:
- a CDS encoding PPC domain-containing protein: protein MNQPLSFSVLGSDPDGDSLSFSFASDSDGVTSHASLTPAGSDAAIFNWTPLATDVGIHIVDFTVNDGKAKDTRAVTIEVRSSIGTGAPVFRKPLGTGTTLDLSQKKCVEVAIEVEDPDSPGVTIAQTEPVIEGAELLQDSGLTATWTFCPTAAQIQAEDIYTLRLSADDGDNPAVTKNFVVVLRKAQKANCPGGAPVIEHTPADVNGINDVEIRAHVTDDKGIKYEPLLLYSLSDPGSPPDLGAMTQVSMSKLSGNQQDGQWLGRIPNPVAAAGGSAQLYYILVARDDDDAMADCDHLTQMPLTGSYQINVTASGGGGGLGLCEPCSADAQCGGSGDLCVQVGGGASCLSACGSGNSCPQGYTCSTNALTSESGASARQCVPTSQSCSGDPPPTCMDDAFEQNDSLATAKALPSGDELLVSCPSGDTDDEDWFKLNVTQEGQLSLDLLGDTASDLDLALYDGAGALIARSSGLTSEESIQSCLPPGTYYARVYSYDLARNEYILSWSVSPQSCGPTCSDDSAEDDDQASQARIVDLDSGPYSVSTNAICSWDEDWFRVDMFAGETIYAELAFDQSSALEDLDILLYQGSTLLTQCDELDVSGCSDNGQSSDSNESFSYPITVSGTYYLVVRGYGGAENLYDLCIGLSASECP, encoded by the coding sequence TTGGCATTCACATCGTCGACTTCACCGTCAACGACGGCAAGGCGAAGGATACCCGCGCGGTAACGATTGAGGTGCGCTCGAGCATCGGCACCGGCGCGCCGGTCTTCCGCAAGCCGCTCGGCACGGGCACGACCCTCGACCTATCTCAAAAGAAGTGCGTCGAAGTGGCGATCGAGGTCGAAGACCCTGACAGCCCCGGCGTGACCATCGCTCAGACGGAGCCAGTGATCGAAGGCGCAGAGTTGCTCCAAGACTCTGGACTGACCGCGACCTGGACCTTTTGCCCCACGGCCGCGCAAATCCAGGCTGAGGATATCTACACCCTGCGCCTCAGCGCCGATGACGGAGACAACCCCGCGGTAACGAAGAACTTCGTGGTGGTGCTGCGCAAGGCTCAGAAGGCCAACTGCCCTGGAGGTGCTCCAGTGATCGAGCACACCCCAGCGGACGTGAACGGGATCAACGACGTCGAGATCCGTGCGCATGTCACTGACGACAAGGGCATCAAGTACGAGCCGCTGCTGCTCTACTCGCTGAGTGATCCTGGTTCGCCGCCTGATCTCGGCGCCATGACCCAGGTCAGCATGAGCAAGCTGAGCGGAAATCAACAAGACGGACAGTGGCTCGGCAGGATTCCGAATCCAGTCGCCGCAGCGGGCGGTAGCGCGCAGCTCTACTACATCTTGGTGGCGCGTGACGATGACGACGCCATGGCTGACTGCGATCACCTGACGCAAATGCCGCTAACCGGTAGCTACCAGATCAACGTGACCGCGTCGGGCGGCGGCGGCGGACTTGGGCTGTGCGAGCCATGTTCCGCTGACGCGCAGTGTGGAGGCAGTGGTGACCTCTGCGTCCAGGTTGGGGGGGGGGCGAGCTGTCTGTCTGCCTGTGGCTCCGGGAACTCATGTCCCCAGGGATACACCTGCTCAACCAACGCCCTCACCAGCGAGAGCGGCGCGAGCGCGCGTCAGTGTGTGCCCACCAGTCAGAGCTGTAGCGGCGATCCGCCGCCGACGTGCATGGATGACGCGTTTGAGCAAAACGACTCGCTGGCCACTGCGAAGGCATTGCCCAGCGGTGACGAGCTGTTGGTGTCTTGCCCGTCGGGAGACACCGATGACGAGGACTGGTTCAAGCTGAACGTCACCCAAGAGGGCCAGCTGAGCCTCGATTTGCTCGGTGACACCGCCTCCGATCTCGACCTGGCGCTGTATGACGGCGCCGGTGCACTGATCGCCCGCAGCAGTGGTCTCACCTCGGAGGAGTCGATTCAGAGCTGCTTGCCCCCCGGAACCTACTACGCCCGCGTGTACTCCTACGATCTGGCGCGCAACGAGTACATCCTCAGTTGGTCCGTGAGTCCGCAGAGCTGTGGTCCGACGTGCAGCGACGACTCCGCGGAGGATGACGATCAAGCTTCTCAAGCCCGCATCGTGGACCTCGACAGCGGGCCGTACAGCGTGAGCACTAACGCCATCTGCAGCTGGGATGAGGATTGGTTCCGTGTGGATATGTTCGCGGGAGAGACGATCTACGCCGAGCTTGCGTTCGACCAGAGCTCCGCCCTCGAGGACCTCGATATCTTGCTCTATCAGGGATCTACGCTGCTCACCCAGTGCGACGAGCTGGACGTAAGCGGGTGTTCGGACAATGGTCAGAGCAGCGACTCCAACGAGTCGTTCTCTTATCCAATCACTGTGTCGGGCACCTACTACCTCGTCGTGCGTGGCTACGGCGGCGCGGAGAACCTGTACGACCTGTG